A genomic region of Nostoc sp. UHCC 0702 contains the following coding sequences:
- a CDS encoding serine/threonine protein kinase: MQPPITVGTVLQNRYRVIQILGQGGFGRTYLAEDQRRFNELCAIKELIPLATGSDAWEKAQELFQREATILYQIEHPQVPKFRERFEQDQRLFLVEDYVAGKTYRTLLADRVAVGQTFSETELLQLIRSLLPVLEHIHSRGIIHRDISPENIILRDSDAKPVLIDFGVVKELATRLQSPDATSPVTTVGKLGYSPSEQMQTGRAYPNSDLYALAVTAIVLLTGREATDLFDENQLTWNWQRWVRVNPQFAQVLNRMLNRIPSDRYETAADVAQALQYPELPSVPTPQLSNFQTVAVGRRPDPVPPPAAPTSKPDPVIPPSRSNSVIDNPLALGAIGSAVVILAGFGSWALVSSIRSQSKAPPNETPPQTFPSPVISGGTTFEPTPTATSTDTQPVISARRLNLRESGTTVIEDTLNANQIIEYSFFAPEKAKLTTYLDQGNGITFSVLRSNQQPLDNSALQVTSYQGILPLTGRYTIRLVLAPGITESNYNLNVALENPTEATPTPTPTPTPTPTPTPTITPTPTPTPTITLTPTPTPTPDTETTPPVDSTIIPVPQPGTSP, encoded by the coding sequence ATGCAACCACCCATTACTGTTGGCACTGTCCTGCAAAATCGTTACCGTGTGATTCAAATTCTCGGACAAGGGGGATTTGGTAGAACTTATCTGGCAGAAGACCAGAGGCGGTTTAACGAACTGTGCGCGATCAAGGAATTGATTCCACTGGCAACAGGATCTGATGCTTGGGAGAAGGCACAAGAACTTTTCCAGCGAGAGGCTACTATTTTATATCAAATCGAACACCCGCAAGTACCTAAATTCAGAGAAAGATTTGAGCAAGACCAACGCTTATTTTTGGTGGAAGACTACGTTGCAGGTAAGACGTACCGGACTTTATTAGCCGATCGCGTGGCTGTTGGTCAAACTTTTAGCGAAACTGAACTGTTACAGTTAATACGCTCTTTATTGCCTGTTTTAGAGCATATTCACAGTCGCGGCATTATTCACCGGGATATCTCACCGGAAAATATTATTTTGCGAGATAGCGATGCTAAACCGGTGTTAATTGACTTTGGAGTGGTCAAAGAACTGGCAACACGTTTGCAATCCCCAGATGCTACATCGCCTGTCACCACTGTGGGAAAATTAGGCTATTCTCCCAGTGAACAAATGCAAACAGGACGGGCTTACCCAAATAGCGATTTGTATGCTCTAGCTGTGACAGCCATAGTTTTGTTAACTGGTAGAGAAGCAACGGATTTATTTGATGAAAACCAACTGACTTGGAATTGGCAAAGGTGGGTAAGAGTCAATCCGCAATTTGCCCAGGTTTTGAATCGGATGTTGAATCGCATACCAAGCGATCGCTACGAAACTGCTGCTGATGTCGCCCAAGCTTTACAATATCCAGAACTACCCAGTGTCCCCACTCCTCAGTTATCCAACTTTCAAACTGTTGCAGTTGGTCGCCGCCCCGATCCCGTACCACCACCAGCCGCGCCCACCAGCAAACCTGACCCAGTAATTCCCCCAAGCCGTAGTAACTCAGTTATAGATAATCCATTGGCTCTTGGAGCAATTGGTAGTGCTGTTGTGATTTTGGCAGGATTCGGTTCTTGGGCGCTGGTCAGTTCTATCCGCAGTCAGTCCAAAGCACCACCAAATGAAACACCACCACAAACCTTTCCTTCACCAGTTATTTCTGGTGGTACTACATTTGAACCTACACCCACAGCTACAAGTACTGATACTCAACCAGTCATTTCTGCTAGGCGTTTGAATTTGAGAGAATCCGGCACAACTGTAATCGAAGATACTCTTAATGCAAATCAAATTATCGAATATAGCTTTTTTGCGCCAGAAAAAGCCAAGTTAACTACATATCTCGACCAAGGCAATGGCATTACGTTCTCAGTCTTGCGTTCCAATCAACAACCATTAGATAATAGTGCCCTGCAAGTTACATCCTATCAAGGAATATTGCCGCTTACTGGTAGGTACACTATTCGGTTAGTTTTAGCTCCGGGAATTACCGAAAGCAACTATAACCTGAATGTGGCATTGGAAAATCCCACAGAAGCAACACCAACACCGACTCCAACACCGACTCCAACACCAACACCAACACCAACAATTACGCCCACACCAACCCCAACCCCAACAATTACACTGACTCCAACCCCAACCCCAACACCTGATACAGAAACCACCCCACCTGTTGATAGCACGATAATACCAGTTCCCCAGCCAGGAACTTCACCTTAG
- a CDS encoding ribose-phosphate pyrophosphokinase — MNAHRGSAVLSSATLKVQPAGTGLTENHRLRLFSGSANLQLSQEVARYLGMDLGPMIRKRFADGELYVQIQESIRGCDVYLIQPCCQPVNDHLMELLIMIDACRRASARQVTAVIPYYGYARADRKTAGRESITAKLTANLITEAGANRVLAMDLHSAQIQGYFDIPFDHVYGSPVLLDYLASKNLPDLVVVSPDVGGVARARAFAKKLNDAPLAIIDKRRQAHNIAEVLNVIGDVKGKTAVLVDDMIDTGGTIAEGARLLREEGASQVYACATHAVFSPPAIERLSSGLFEEVIVTNTIPISESKRFSQLVVLSVANLLGETIWRIHEDTSVSSMFR, encoded by the coding sequence ATGAATGCACATCGAGGATCTGCTGTGCTCAGTTCTGCAACTTTAAAAGTGCAACCAGCTGGAACAGGACTGACTGAAAATCATCGCCTGCGGCTATTTTCTGGCTCTGCCAATTTACAACTGTCTCAAGAAGTGGCTCGTTATCTGGGCATGGACTTGGGGCCAATGATTCGCAAAAGATTTGCGGATGGAGAACTATACGTTCAAATCCAGGAATCGATTCGGGGTTGTGATGTTTATTTAATTCAGCCATGTTGTCAACCCGTGAACGATCATTTGATGGAATTACTGATTATGATTGATGCTTGTCGTCGAGCTTCTGCACGACAAGTCACAGCAGTAATTCCATACTATGGTTATGCTCGCGCCGATCGCAAAACGGCAGGACGAGAGTCAATCACTGCCAAACTGACTGCGAACCTGATTACCGAAGCAGGTGCCAACCGCGTTCTAGCAATGGATTTGCACTCGGCTCAAATTCAGGGTTATTTCGACATACCCTTTGACCATGTTTACGGTTCGCCAGTATTGCTGGATTATTTAGCCAGCAAAAATCTGCCTGATCTTGTGGTTGTTTCCCCTGATGTCGGTGGTGTTGCACGGGCTAGGGCATTTGCTAAAAAGCTCAATGATGCTCCACTGGCCATTATTGATAAACGCCGTCAAGCTCACAATATTGCCGAAGTATTGAATGTTATCGGCGATGTCAAGGGTAAAACGGCAGTTTTAGTCGATGACATGATCGACACAGGCGGCACAATTGCCGAAGGAGCGCGTTTGCTGCGTGAGGAAGGAGCAAGTCAGGTATATGCCTGTGCAACTCATGCGGTTTTCTCTCCACCTGCAATTGAACGGTTGTCAAGTGGCTTATTCGAGGAAGTTATTGTCACCAACACGATTCCCATATCAGAAAGCAAACGCTTTTCCCAACTAGTTGTGCTTTCAGTGGCTAATCTCCTAGGAGAAACCATCTGGCGAATTCATGAAGATACTTCAGTAAGTAGTATGTTCCGTTAG
- a CDS encoding bifunctional (p)ppGpp synthetase/guanosine-3',5'-bis(diphosphate) 3'-pyrophosphohydrolase, with product MLSERFTAALTYATQLHANQVRKGSGVPYVSHLLGVASIALEYGANEDEAIAALLHDAVEDQGGAATREEIRRRFGDNVTAIVDGCTDADTTPKPPWRQRKEAYIAHIPTASPSVLLVSAADKLHNARSILKDYRVLGESLWQRFQGGKEGTLWYYRSLVDAFNQTGTTAISQELERVVTEIEVLAAK from the coding sequence ATGCTTTCAGAACGCTTTACCGCAGCCCTTACCTACGCCACACAACTCCACGCTAACCAAGTGCGTAAAGGTTCAGGTGTTCCTTACGTGTCCCATTTACTAGGTGTTGCCAGTATTGCTTTAGAATACGGAGCAAATGAAGACGAAGCCATAGCTGCACTATTACATGATGCGGTAGAAGACCAAGGCGGTGCGGCAACAAGGGAAGAAATTCGCCGTCGCTTTGGTGACAATGTGACAGCAATTGTAGATGGTTGTACTGATGCGGACACTACACCTAAACCTCCTTGGCGACAGCGCAAGGAAGCATACATTGCTCATATTCCCACTGCTTCCCCATCAGTACTACTGGTATCAGCAGCGGATAAACTCCACAATGCCCGCTCTATTCTCAAAGATTACCGCGTGTTAGGCGAATCTCTCTGGCAACGTTTTCAAGGGGGCAAAGAGGGTACTCTTTGGTATTATCGATCGCTTGTGGACGCATTCAATCAAACTGGAACTACTGCAATTAGTCAAGAATTAGAACGAGTAGTTACAGAAATCGAGGTATTGGCAGCTAAATAA
- a CDS encoding Uma2 family endonuclease — translation MNSEKITVESLYTVTDEELMLMSSQNPELRFERNANGTLETMPPTGGISGNREAKAGAYLFNWVESQDLGEVFSPSTGFRLANTAVRAPDAVFVAKGRLPQGWDQQEDKFINLAPDFVIEIRSQNDSLEKLKAKMVEYTANGVRLGWLIDRQNQQALVYRQDGSIIQYPATTILSGENVVPGFTLPLAKLL, via the coding sequence ATGAACAGCGAAAAAATAACAGTGGAGTCTTTGTATACTGTCACTGATGAAGAATTAATGCTGATGAGTTCGCAAAACCCGGAACTGCGGTTTGAACGCAATGCTAATGGAACATTAGAAACTATGCCCCCAACAGGCGGAATTTCTGGAAATAGAGAAGCAAAAGCAGGAGCTTATCTTTTCAATTGGGTAGAAAGTCAGGATTTAGGTGAAGTTTTTAGTCCCAGTACTGGTTTTAGATTAGCAAATACTGCTGTCAGAGCGCCTGATGCTGTTTTTGTCGCTAAAGGACGTTTACCACAAGGATGGGATCAGCAAGAAGACAAATTTATCAACTTAGCACCCGACTTTGTAATTGAAATTCGTTCTCAAAATGATAGCTTAGAAAAACTCAAAGCCAAAATGGTAGAGTATACTGCTAATGGTGTGCGGTTGGGATGGTTAATTGACCGCCAAAATCAGCAAGCTTTGGTTTATCGTCAGGATGGTTCCATTATTCAATATCCAGCTACAACAATTTTGAGTGGTGAAAATGTTGTGCCTGGGTTTACATTACCTTTGGCAAAATTGTTGTAA
- a CDS encoding Uma2 family endonuclease, with translation MTLSTQVSSNLSLAEFLKLPETKPASEYINGCIYQKPMGQGKHSIIQTELSSAINQVAKSPKLALALTELRCTFGGRSLVPDIAVFEWSRIPTDEDGEIANRFNSFPDFTIEILSPEQFPNRVIDKIIFCINQGTKLGWFIDPNDKSVMVFQPNKLPEVKYDNDILPVIDVLSDWQVKAADIFSFLKIKY, from the coding sequence ATGACGCTATCAACTCAGGTATCTTCCAATCTTTCCCTAGCAGAGTTTCTGAAATTGCCAGAAACTAAACCAGCTAGTGAATATATCAACGGATGCATCTACCAAAAACCAATGGGCCAGGGAAAACATAGTATAATCCAAACTGAATTATCATCTGCTATCAATCAGGTTGCTAAATCACCGAAGTTAGCTTTAGCATTAACCGAGTTACGCTGCACCTTTGGGGGACGTTCCTTAGTTCCAGACATTGCTGTATTTGAGTGGTCACGTATCCCAACTGATGAAGATGGAGAGATTGCTAATCGGTTTAACAGCTTCCCTGATTTCACAATTGAAATCCTATCACCAGAGCAATTTCCTAACCGTGTGATTGATAAAATTATTTTCTGTATTAATCAAGGGACTAAATTAGGTTGGTTTATCGATCCTAATGATAAATCAGTGATGGTATTTCAACCAAACAAACTGCCAGAAGTGAAATATGATAATGATATATTACCTGTTATTGACGTGTTGTCAGATTGGCAGGTCAAAGCAGCAGATATTTTTAGTTTCTTGAAGATTAAATACTAA
- a CDS encoding DUF4065 domain-containing protein translates to MINCLNAARYFIARAYEDGIEAEMTNMKVQKLLYYAQSLHLAMYNEPLFEQEIQAWRYGPVCPPAYRFYSEFEAQQLPVPSQESLLEIPDNQKQLLEEVWQYFGGYHAYRLSGMTHLEFPWKKARRGLPPEASSTQPILLDDLKELGYQKLDQIERDHPAYQLVMQEILKDALTSESSTRIRKGEVRDWLNSFLD, encoded by the coding sequence ATGATTAATTGTCTAAATGCAGCTCGCTACTTCATCGCAAGAGCTTATGAAGATGGTATAGAAGCAGAAATGACTAATATGAAGGTTCAAAAGCTTCTATATTATGCACAAAGCTTGCATTTAGCGATGTATAACGAGCCATTGTTTGAACAAGAAATACAAGCATGGCGGTATGGCCCTGTTTGCCCTCCTGCTTATAGATTTTACAGTGAATTTGAAGCCCAACAATTGCCTGTTCCCAGTCAAGAATCACTGTTAGAAATACCTGATAATCAAAAACAGCTTCTAGAAGAAGTATGGCAATATTTTGGTGGTTACCATGCCTATCGACTTAGTGGTATGACCCACTTAGAATTCCCTTGGAAAAAGGCTCGTAGGGGGTTGCCACCTGAAGCTAGCTCAACTCAGCCAATTCTTCTTGATGACTTAAAAGAATTGGGATATCAAAAACTAGACCAAATAGAGCGTGACCATCCTGCCTATCAACTCGTAATGCAGGAAATTTTAAAAGATGCTTTGACTTCGGAATCATCAACTCGTATTCGTAAAGGAGAAGTGCGTGACTGGCTCAATTCCTTTCTCGATTGA
- a CDS encoding transposase produces the protein MLVLEAKLKGKQSQYHLIDEALRTALFIRNKALRHWMDNRDIGKNELQKLCAVLAKEFDFADKLNSMARQASADRAWLAIKRFYDNCKAKKLGNQGFPKFKKRGHSVEYKTSGWKLSLDKKYISFSDGFNIGRLKLIGTRDLSFYSIKQIKRVRIVKRADGYFCQFCVDVERTEQHQHNGKQVGIDVGLEFLYTDSDGKTVENPRLLRKSQKSLKRKQRKASKCKKGSYNRRKAVKKLAKKHLKVSRQRKDFAVKTARTLVQSNDLVVYEDLQVRNMVKNHHLAKSISDASWSLFTDWVDYYAKVFGTWAIAVAPHYTSQDCSVCGTRIKKSLSTRTHKCHSCGTVMHRDHNAAKQILAKGIKNTGGHPEINASGQNNLYLGGETPLDKLTG, from the coding sequence ATGCTGGTCTTAGAAGCTAAGTTAAAAGGTAAACAAAGTCAGTACCATTTAATAGATGAAGCTCTTAGAACTGCTTTATTTATCCGCAACAAAGCTCTCAGACATTGGATGGACAATAGAGATATTGGCAAGAACGAACTGCAAAAACTTTGTGCTGTTTTAGCTAAAGAGTTTGATTTTGCAGACAAACTTAACTCTATGGCTCGTCAAGCTTCTGCTGATAGGGCATGGCTTGCAATTAAACGTTTTTACGATAATTGCAAAGCTAAGAAACTGGGCAATCAGGGATTTCCTAAATTTAAAAAACGTGGACATTCTGTAGAGTACAAAACGTCAGGATGGAAACTTTCTCTTGACAAAAAATACATTTCATTTAGTGATGGGTTTAATATCGGTAGGCTGAAATTAATTGGTACTCGTGACTTAAGTTTCTACTCTATCAAACAGATTAAGCGAGTCAGAATAGTTAAACGTGCTGACGGTTATTTTTGTCAATTTTGTGTTGATGTTGAACGCACAGAACAGCATCAACACAATGGTAAACAAGTAGGAATTGATGTAGGACTCGAATTTTTATACACTGATTCTGATGGTAAGACAGTTGAAAATCCCAGGCTATTACGTAAGTCTCAGAAGTCTTTGAAACGCAAACAGCGCAAAGCTTCTAAATGTAAAAAAGGTTCTTATAATCGCCGCAAAGCTGTTAAAAAACTAGCTAAAAAGCACCTCAAGGTAAGTAGACAGAGGAAAGATTTTGCTGTTAAGACCGCGAGAACTCTAGTCCAGTCAAACGACTTGGTAGTTTATGAGGACTTGCAGGTGCGAAATATGGTTAAGAACCATCATTTAGCTAAATCTATCAGTGACGCTTCCTGGTCATTGTTCACTGATTGGGTGGACTACTATGCCAAAGTTTTTGGCACTTGGGCAATAGCAGTTGCACCTCACTACACATCTCAAGATTGCTCTGTTTGTGGAACACGAATAAAAAAATCTTTGTCCACTCGCACCCACAAATGCCATTCTTGCGGAACAGTGATGCACCGCGACCACAACGCAGCTAAACAAATATTAGCCAAGGGGATTAAAAATACGGGAGGGCATCCCGAAATCAACGCTTCTGGACAGAACAACCTCTATCTAGGTGGGGAAACTCCTCTAGACAAGTTGACTGGTTGA